The Bacillota bacterium region CATTCATCAAGGACCCCGACCGGAAGATCAAGGAGTTGCTGGTGGAGAAGATCGCGAAGATCGGCGAGAACATCGGTGTCAAGCGTTTTGCCCGCTTTGCCCTGGGCGAAGGCGGGGCCAAGGAGTCCTGAAGCGTCTTAACCTGGACAACACGTCGTGTTGTCTTTTTTTCTCCTGTGTAAGGTCCGGCGACCCGGCGGCCGTCAGGGCGCCCCGGTAGGAATCGGATGGTTATCGTAGAAGATAATAGGGTGCTCAGGAGGTAACCCGGGATGGAAGGCACAAGATACCGGCGGGTCGTGCTCAAGCTCAGCGGTGAGGCGTTCGGCGGGACGGCCGGCTTCGGCATCGTCCCGGAGGTCGTCGAGACCGTCGCCAACCAGTTGAAAGAGGTCCGGGGAATGGGCGTCGACGTGGCCATCGTCGTCGGCGGGGGCAACATCTGGCGCGGGGCTTCCGGCAGCCTCAAGGGCATGGATCAGGCGACCGCGGACTACATGGGGATGCTGGCCACGGTCATCAACTCCCTGGCTCTCCAGGATGCCCTGGAGAAGATGGGCGTCGACACGCGGGTCCAGACGGCCATCGAGATGCGTTCGGTGGCCGAGCCTTACATCCGCCGCAAGGCCATCCACCACCTCGAGAAAGGCAGAGTGGTCATCTTCGCCGGCGGGACCGGCAACCCTTACTTCTCGACGGACACGGCGGCCGCCCTGCGGGCCGCCGAGATCGAGGCCGAGGTGGTCCTGAAGGCGACCAAGGAGGAGGGGGTCTACGATTCGGACCCGCGGAAGAACCCCGCCGCCGTGAAGTTCGATCGCCTGACCTACCTTGATGTCCTGAACAAGGGTCTGAAGGTGATGGATTCCACGGCCGCCTCGTTGTGCATGGACAACAAGATCCCGATCGTCGTCTTCAACCTGAACCGCCAGGGGAACATCAAGCGGGTGATCATGGGAGAGACCGTTGGAACCTATGTCGGAGGGGAGAAATGATGGTCAAGGACGTCTTGAAGGAAACCGAGGACAAGATGAAGCGGACGGCCGAACTGTTTCGCAAGGAACTGGCCGGTCTGCGGGCCGGCCGGGCGACCCCGGCCCTCCTGGAACGCGTCCTGGTGGACTACTACGGGACGCCGACCCCGGTCAATCAGATGGCCAACATTTCCGTGCCCGAACCGCGCCTCCTGGTCATCCAACCGTGGGACAAGGGTCAGGTCCCGGTGATCGAACGGGCCATCCTCAAGTCCGACCTGGGGTTGACCCCGAAGTCTGATGCCGGCCTGATCCGGCTGGTCATCCCGCCCCTCAATGAGGAGCGCCGCCGCGACCTCGTCAAGCAGATCAACAGGAAGGCCGAGGAACAGCGGGTGGCTCTGCGGAACGTCCGCCGGGACGCCAACGACTTCCTCAAGGACCTCGAGAAGGAAGACGAGATCACTGAGGACGAACACCGCCGCGGTCAGGAAGAGGTCCAGAAGCTGACCGACAAGTACATCGCCGAAGTAGACAGTATCATCAGGGCCAAGGAGAAGGAGATCATGGAGGTTTGATCCCCGGAGACCTGGTGGGGATGGAAGCCGGCGAGGCCCGGCGGGAGCTTGCGCGGGCCGCCGCCTCGGTCATCGAGGAGCAGGTGACCAAGCCACCGTGGCCGGGAGAGCCCCAGGGCGCCCTTCGGGTCATCGCCGCGCGCCTGGTCGAGGGAGGCGTGGTCCTCATCCTCGCCCACGATGGCTACCGCCGGACCCCGCGAAAGAAGGAGGACTGAGGCGGTGCCCCCCGACAAGAAGGGCCGCCGGGCTTCGGCCGGGACGGGCCAGGGTCTGCCGACCCCCGGCCCGGTGCCCCGACACGTGGCCATCATCATGGACGGTAATGGGCGCTGGGCTAGGAAGCGAGCATTGCCGCGGGTGCTCGGCCACCGGGCGGGGGCGGAATCCATCCGCGACGTGATCAGAGCCTGCCGTGCCTGGGGAATCCGCTATCTGACCCTGTTCGCCTTCTCCACTGAGAACTGGAAACGTCCGGCCGGCGAAGTGGCCGCTTTAATGGACTTGATCGTCGAGTACCTCGACCGGGAGTTGGCCGAGCTGATGCGCGAAGGGGTCAAGGTCCGGATCATTGGCCGCCCCGGCGAACTTCCCCCGGCCGCCAGGGCCAAGGTGGCCGCCGCCGTTGAGGCGACTCGGGACAACTCCCATCTCGTGGTCGCCTTCGCCTTGAACTACGGAGGACGGCGGGCGATCGTCGAGGCCGGCCGTCAACTGGCCAACGAGGCCCGCGAGGGTCTCCTGGACCCGGCCGACATCACTGAGGAGACCTTCGCGGCCCACCTGGACACGGCCGGTCTCCCCGATCCGGACCTGCTCATCCGACCCAGCGGTGAGCTGCGAATATCGAACTTCCTCCTCTGGGAGGTCGCCTACACCGAATTCTGGTTCTCCTCGGTTCTCTGGCCGGACTTCCGCCGCGAGCACCTATGGGCGGCGGTCGAGGACTTCCGCCGCCGCCGGAGGACCTATGGCGCCTTGCCCGAGCAGAAAGAGTGAAGCGCTTGTTGAAGACCAGGTTCGTCACCGCCGCCTTGGGCCTCCCGATCATGGCGGCCGCGGTGTACTGGGGCGGAGCCCCTCTTTTTGTTCTCCTGTGGGCGATCAGCCTGGTGGCCCAAAGCGAGTTTTGGGCCATGCTAGGCGAAAAGGCCATCCGCGGCGAGAGGCTCGCCGCCGCCGGCCTATCCGCGGCCGTGGTGGCCGCGGGAGTGGCCGGCCGGGAGGACCTCTTCCCACCGGTCGTGGCCGCCTTCGTCATCGTCGCCCTCGGCGTCCAAGTCTGGCGGAGGCCCGCATACACTGTGCTGGATGCTTTCGTCACCATGGCCGGGGCCCTCTACCTGGGCTACCTGGTGGCCTACCTGGGCCTCCTGCGCTCGGTCGGGGTCTGGCCCCTGGCGGCGACCATTGCCGCCACGTGGGCCACCGATACTTCGGCCTATTTCGCCGGGCGCTGGTTCGGCCGACGAAAGCTCTGTCCGGACCTGAGCCCCGGAAAGACGGTCGCCGGGGCGGCGGGAGGACTCCTCGGCGGGCTGGCCATCGGCGGCTTGATGGCCTTCTACCTGATCGGCGCGGGGCCCGCCGGGGCCGTCGGTTTTGGACTTTTCGTCAGCCTGGGCGGTCAAATGGGGGACCTGGTCGAGTCCTCGGTCAAGCGCTTTGCGGGGGTCAAGGACGCCGGCCGGATCCTCCCCGGGCACGGCGGCGTCCTCGACCGCTTTGATTCCTTACTCCTCAGCGCCCCGG contains the following coding sequences:
- a CDS encoding translation elongation factor Ts; the protein is FIKDPDRKIKELLVEKIAKIGENIGVKRFARFALGEGGAKES
- the pyrH gene encoding UMP kinase; this encodes MEGTRYRRVVLKLSGEAFGGTAGFGIVPEVVETVANQLKEVRGMGVDVAIVVGGGNIWRGASGSLKGMDQATADYMGMLATVINSLALQDALEKMGVDTRVQTAIEMRSVAEPYIRRKAIHHLEKGRVVIFAGGTGNPYFSTDTAAALRAAEIEAEVVLKATKEEGVYDSDPRKNPAAVKFDRLTYLDVLNKGLKVMDSTAASLCMDNKIPIVVFNLNRQGNIKRVIMGETVGTYVGGEK
- the frr gene encoding ribosome recycling factor, whose amino-acid sequence is MVKDVLKETEDKMKRTAELFRKELAGLRAGRATPALLERVLVDYYGTPTPVNQMANISVPEPRLLVIQPWDKGQVPVIERAILKSDLGLTPKSDAGLIRLVIPPLNEERRRDLVKQINRKAEEQRVALRNVRRDANDFLKDLEKEDEITEDEHRRGQEEVQKLTDKYIAEVDSIIRAKEKEIMEV
- a CDS encoding isoprenyl transferase, which produces MPPDKKGRRASAGTGQGLPTPGPVPRHVAIIMDGNGRWARKRALPRVLGHRAGAESIRDVIRACRAWGIRYLTLFAFSTENWKRPAGEVAALMDLIVEYLDRELAELMREGVKVRIIGRPGELPPAARAKVAAAVEATRDNSHLVVAFALNYGGRRAIVEAGRQLANEAREGLLDPADITEETFAAHLDTAGLPDPDLLIRPSGELRISNFLLWEVAYTEFWFSSVLWPDFRREHLWAAVEDFRRRRRTYGALPEQKE
- a CDS encoding phosphatidate cytidylyltransferase; this translates as MLKTRFVTAALGLPIMAAAVYWGGAPLFVLLWAISLVAQSEFWAMLGEKAIRGERLAAAGLSAAVVAAGVAGREDLFPPVVAAFVIVALGVQVWRRPAYTVLDAFVTMAGALYLGYLVAYLGLLRSVGVWPLAATIAATWATDTSAYFAGRWFGRRKLCPDLSPGKTVAGAAGGLLGGLAIGGLMAFYLIGAGPAGAVGFGLFVSLGGQMGDLVESSVKRFAGVKDAGRILPGHGGVLDRFDSLLLSAPVAYYFLRLLAAVGR